In Streptomyces paludis, the genomic stretch GCACTGGTCCCCGCCCGGTAGCAGCGGCCGGACCTGCGCCTCGTCGACCGCGTCGTCCAGCACCACCAGTAACTGCCGGTCGGCGCAGACCGTACGGAAGAACGCGGCCCGCTCGCCCAGCCGTTGCGCCGCCGGGGCGGCGCGGTCGGCCGGGCCCGGGCCTACTTCGGCCGGCGCGCCCAGGGCCCGGCACAGCTCGTCCAGGACATCCGCACAGGAGCGGGGTGCGCCGTCGGCCGTGCGCAGGGTGACCCAGAGCTGGCCGTCGGGGAAGTAGGGGCGGAGCAGATGGGCGATCCGGGTGGCCAGCACGGTCTTGCCGCTGCCGACCGGCCCGGTCAGCACGGCCAGCGTGGAGCGCGGTCCTCCGGACCATGGCCCGGTCAGGCTCTCGAAGACGCCGTGCCCGGCGCCGGGCCGTCTGCCGTCCGGTCCGGCGGCCGGGGCCAGCGCCCCCACTGTGTCGTCCGTCTCCCGCAGACGCCCGACCAGATCGGGCAGGTCGCGCGGGAGCTGGCAGGACTCCGGCCGGACGGCCACCGGGCCGGTGGCCCGCCCACCGCGCCACAGGGTGTCGCCCGCCACCGTCCCGCCGTCCAGCAGGGTGCGCTGGACCCGTTCCAGCAGTGCGGACGGGGCGATGCCCAGCTCGCGGGCGAGCAGCCGGCGGATGTCGTCGTACGCGGACAGTGCCTCGGCCCTGCGCCCGGCCCGATGCAGAGCGAGCATCTGGAGTGCGCGCATCCGCTCCCGCAACGGGTGTTCCCGTACGAGGGGTTCGAGGGACTCCAGCAGCGCGCCCGGCGGGTCCTCGGCCGACAGGCCCGCCTCCGCCCGGTCCTCCAGCACGGTGAGGCGCAGCTCCTCCATTCGCTCGGCCGCGCCCCGCAACACCGGCGCCTCCTGGAGATCGGCGTACGGGTGGTCGCGCCAGAGCGCGAGGGCCGCGTCGAAGTGGCGCGAGGCGACCCGGGGGCGGGACTCGGCGAGCGCCTGTCTGCCGTGCCGCGCGTGCCGGTCGAAGCGGTCGAGGTCCAGTTCGCCGGGGTGGACGGCGAGCCGGTAGCCGGGCGCCCGGAAGGCGAGCCGGCCCGAGGCATCGGCCGTGTGCAGTACGCGGCGCAGATGCCACACGTACACCTGGAGGTTTTTGCTCGCGGTGCGTGGAGGGGCGTCCCTCCAAATGGCCTCGATCAACGTGTCGGCGGACACGAAGGTGTTGGCCCGGTGCAACAGCAGGCCCAATAACACTCGTTGTTTGAGTGAGCCGAGAGATACGGCGCCCGTCTGCGCGCGCATCTCCAGGACTCCCAGGACACCGAACTCCATGGTCCCCCCAAGACGATTCCGGGCGGCTGTCGTGCCGGCCGGGCCCCCGTACCGAGATGGCGTTCGCCGGCCCGGCGGCGCACCCGTGGCCGGGGGCGTTTCGCGAAGCCGGTGCCCACCGCGCGTGGTGATGCCTTCCCCAAAGCCACCCGCGCGATACAGCGTCACATATCGAACGTCAGTGGTCACTTTCTGTCAAGAGGGCGAATAAGGCGACCAGAACAGGGTGATGGCGCCGGAGCGGCCCACCCACACCCCCTTCCCGCACCCTCTCGTGCCGGGGCCGCTCCCTGGTCCCCACCGGGCCGTCAAAGGGTTCTCATACCGGCGCCATACCGGCATCAAGGCGCGAGCCCGCACTCTCGTTAACCACCGGTCCGGACCAGGGCCTACAGCGACGACCGTCCGACGAGGGAAGGATTCGCCTGTGCATCTGATGGACCTCTTTCGGGCCCGCTCGACTCCCGGCGGGGGCGTCATGCTCGCGCTCACCCGACGCTGCCCGCTCTCCTGCCGCCACTGCTCCACCAACTCCATGCTCAGCAGTGAGCAGCACGCGGAGTCGGTCTTCGAGGGTTTCGTGGAGACGTTCACCCCACAGGAGCGGCCCGATTTCGTCGTGATGTCGGGTGGGGAGGTGCTGCTGCGGCCCGCGCTGGTCGAACGGATCGCACTGCGGGCCCGGGAGTCGGGGGCCCGCAGTCACATCCTGTCGGGCATGTTCTTCGCCCGGCAGCCCGGCATTCCCGACCGGCTCCGGCGCGCCATCGACGCCGTCGACCACTTCTCGGCCAGCCTCGACGTCTTCCACGAGGAAGAGGTGCCCCGGGCCGCCGTGCTGCGGGTGCTGAAGCAACTCGCCGACGAGGGCAAGGACGTGAGTCTCCAGGTCGTCGGCATGGACGAGGACGACCCGTATCTGGCCGAGGTCACCGACGACATCCGCACTACCCTGGAGGACCGGGTTCCGGTCTGGGTCTCTCTGGTCGGCAATGTCGGCCGAGCGAGCGAGTGGCTGCCCGAACCAGGCGGCACCGCGACCCCGCCGGCCGCCACCGGTCCGGTACCGGCCGACGGCGGCCCGCCCTATTCTGCCCCGCCGCATCCCGCCCCGCCGTCGCCGTGCGAAATGGCCGCTTGGCCGCTGGTCTCCTTCGACGGCACCGTCGTCGCCTGCTGCAACCAGAACGTCGTGGACGGCCTCGGCGGCCGGCTCCCCGCCCATCTGCGGCTCGGCGACGCCAGGACCGACAGCTGGCAGACCGTTATCGAACGCCAGCGCGCCCGCCATCTCCTTCGCGGGGTAAGGGCCTTCGGCCCGGCCTACCTCGCCGAGCGGACAGGCTCCGCACCCGGCTCCTGCTCCGGCTACTGCAAGACCTGCTTCATGCTCTCCGACGACCCGGCCACCGAGGCGTCCGCCGCTGTCTTCATGGACCGGCCCGGCACCCGTGCGATGGAGACCCGTATCGCCGAACTCGTCGGCGACGCCGGCCCCGACTGGCTCGCGCGCCGCTTCGGCACCCACCGCTACGCCGATCTGATGCTGCTCGGCTACCGGGGTCCTGAACCGGTCGCCGTCCATACCGGAGGAAACGGCTCATGCGCCGTCTGAGCTTCGCCGATCTCCAGAAGGGCTACGAGCGACGCGGCACCCTTGCCCTGCTGTTCCTCACCGACCGGTGCCCCGTGGGCTGCGGCCACTGCTCGGTGGACTCCCGGCCCGACAGCCCCCGTATCACCGACTTCGCCCTGTTCGAAGAGGTGGTGGAAGGCATCTGCGCGCTGCCCGGCGTCCGCGTCATCGGCATCTCGGGCGGCGAACCCTTCGTCGAGCGGCGCGGACTGTCCCTGGCCTCCCGCCGCATCCACGAGTCGGGCAAGGAGCTGATCCTCTACACCAGTGGCTTCTGGGGGCCGCCCGACCCGGGGGACGACGGTGCCCGACGGGCACCCGCCTGGGCCCGTGCCGTGCTGCGCCGGGCCACCGGAGTCTTCCTCAGCACCGACGCCTACCACGAGGAGTCGGTGCACGAGTACCGCTTCACCGGTGCGGCCCGCGCGGTCGCGGCCGAGGACGTATGGCTGGTGGTGCAAGTGGTGAACGAGCCGGCGATGGTCGCCCGCGCCGAGGAACTCCTCACCCGTGCCTTCGGCCTCGACTGGCCCTCTCACGCGGAGGTGGCGACGGTGCCCCCGCTGCCGTACGGCCGGGCCGGAAGTCTCGACTCGCCGCTCTTCCGGCGCGAACGCCCGCGCCGTCCCGGCGAGTCGTTCGGCAGGTGCCGGACCGCGAACGTTCCGACGATCCGGTACGACGGCACCGCCACGGCGTGCTGCAACGAAATGGTGATCACCGGTGCGGGCCCGCGGCGGCTGCGCCACCGCTGCACCGACCGTCACGAGGTCACCGCCGCGCTGACCGGCTTCACTCACGACTCGCTCTACCGTGCGGTCGGCACCGTGGGGCCCGGCATGATCACCGTCCATCCCCGCTACCAGGACCTGGCGGGAAGAGAGTTCACCGGCATCTGCGAACTCTGCTGGGTGATGGCCGAGCGAACCCCCGCGGAATCGAAGGACAACCTGATCGACGCGATCCGCGTACTGGGAGAGGAACAGGTGGGATGACGACAACCGGACACGGACGGCCCGTGGCACCGCGGCCGGCAACAGGAGCGGCCGGTAGGGCGGTTCCCCTGCGGAACGGTGGTGATGAGACCCGCAGGACAGGCCGCGCGGGGCTGCTGCGGGCCAAGATCGAGCTGGCCATGCCCGAGTTCCGGGCCGTCAGCGGATGGCTCTGGAACGGCCCGTCGGTCGCCGAGCTGTACCCGGACTACCTGTGCGTCCTGCACTCGATGGTCCGTTCCACCGTCCCGCTCATGGAGGCCGCGCTGGCCCGCTCCCGTGACCTGGCCGCCGAAGGCGACCCGGTGGCCGACATGCTCGTGCCGTACTGGACCCAGCACATCCGCGAGGAGACCGGGCACGACGAGTGGCTGCGCCAGGACCTGGCGGCCATCGGCCGGGACCCCGACGAACCCCTGCGCCGACTGCCGACAGCGACACCCGCGACGCTCGTCGGCGCTCAGTACTACTGGCTCTTCCACTACCACCCCGTCTGCCTTCTGGGCCATATCGCCGTCATCGAGGGAAACCCGCCGTCCCGGGAGGTCGCCGACCTGCTGAGCGAACGGTCCGGGCTGCCCCTCGCCGGATTCCGTACGCTCGCCCGCCACGCCACACTCGACATCAAGCACGGGAACGATTTGTTCCGGCTGGTCGACACCCTCCCGCTGACCCCCGTCCAGGAGACCGCGATCGGACTCTCCGCACTGCACACCATGGACTCCGTGGTCCAGCTGTTCCGCGAGCTGGCCGACGGCTTCGGCCCCGGTGCGCGCAGCACGGTCCCGCCGGCCCCGGTCCCGGCCGCCTGACCTTCCCGAGGAAGGACGAGACATGGCCCGCCTGGAGTTCGCCGCGCCGCTGCGACACCGTCCCTTCCGGCTGCTCTTCGCGGGCAGCGCGGTCTCCGGCATCGGGGACTGGATGGACTATCTGGCCCTGGTCGTCCTGATCGCTTACACCTGGCAGCAGGGTCCGGGCGGCCTCGCCGCCCTCTCGGTGGCCATGGCCGCTCCCTGGGTGCTCGCCGGACCGGCCGCGGGTGTGTTCGCCGACCGGATCGCCGACAAGCGCCGTGCCATGATCCTCTGCGATCTGCTGCGCTGTGCGCTGGTCGCCGGCTACTTCCTGGCCCCCGGACTCTCCGCCCTGCTGGTCCTGGTCTTCCTCAAGGGGGTCTGTTCCACGCTCTTCAACCCGGTCTACCAGAGTGTGGTGGTCCGGGTGGTACCCAAGGAGGACCTGCTCCAGGCCACCGCGCTGGGCATGTTCACCTCCCAGGCCACCAAGGTCGCGGGACCGGCCGTGGGCGGGCTGCTGGTCAGCGGCATCGGGGTACGTGGGGTCTTCGTCGCCGACGCGGTGTCGTTCCTCCTCTCCGCCGTCTTCCTGGCCGGGCTCCGCCTCCCGCCCCTTCCCCGAACCACCGGACAGGACGCGGCGGGCACGGAGGACGAGGGCAGCCCGGTACTCCGGGGCCGCGTGGGGAGCCGCTTCATGACGGAGTTCACCGAAGGCGTGCGCTTCGTCGTACGGACCCCCGCGCTGCTGGTCGTCATGGTCAGCATGGCTGCCTCTCTGTTCCTGGTACTCACCTTCGATGTGCTTGCGCCGCTGGCCCTGCACCGGCTCGGCATCGACGAGTCCACGCTGGGTCTGGTGATCGCTGCTGTCGGGGCGGGCGCGGCTGTCGGTACGGTGGCCATGGCCCAATGGGGCCGACGGGCTGATCCGTTCACTCTCATGGGCGGTGGCCAACTGGCCACCGGAGGGTTGGTCTGTGGGGTCGGCGCCGCCGTGGCCGCCGGACTCGCGGGCTCGCCCGCCGTCTGGCTGCCCGTCGCCTTCGGGATCGGCCTCTCCTCCTCGGCGATCATGGTGGTCTATCCGTATGTGCTGCGCCGGGAGACTCCCCAGCATCTGATGGGACGGGTCAGCGCCACGACCGGCGCGGTGCCTACCGTTCTCCAACTCGCCGCACCGCCCGTGGCCGCCGGGCTCGCCGCCTGGCAGGGGCTGACTTTCGTTCTCGTCTGCTGCGGTGGCGGACTCGCCATGCTCGGACTGGCGCTGTGCGGATGGAGCATCGGCCGTCGCCGCACGCACCGCATCGGGTCCACCACGTCGGCCCCCGCGCTCTCCGCCGACCGGACCCCCCTTACTCCGGCGCGCCTCGACGCGCCGGTGGCACAGCCTGTCCCGCTCACCCGGCCGGAACCACCGGTCGGTCCCTTCCCAGAAGGAGCAACCATGAGCGACAACCTGAGTGCCCTCGCCGCAGCCGGGATACCCACCGACCGGATTCCGGCCGCCGAAAGGGAGGTTCTGCAGGCGCTCTCCGCCGACGAACTGGCCGTTCTCACCTCCATCAAGGAGCGCGTCGACTCGGCCGTCGAGGTCCAGGCGCACGCCGACAAGGACAAGGACGACACCTGGGTCGGCGTCGGCATCTGGTAGCCGTTCCGGCCGGCGGGCCCCCTCCGGGGTCCGCCGGTCCAGCCGCTCGCACAAGGAGAGGGAAGCATGACTCCCGAAGAGAGGATCGCGGCTCTGCGCGACTCCGGGTTCCCGGTGGACACGCTCTCCGCCGATCAGCAGGCGGTCCTGCGGCAGCTCGACGACGCCGAGGTGGCCGTCCTCGTGTCGGTCAGAGCACGGCTGGAGGCCGAGGACCCCGAGGTCCGGGCGCACTCCGGCGAACCGATCATCGGCGGTGTCCTGTTCTGATCTGAGCGGACAGGCCGGTTCCGGATGGCGGATTCGTGGTCCGAACCTCGCGGGCCGGGTTTCCGGTCCGCGACCGGCTCGTGTCCTGGGCGGAGGGAGAACCCATGGCTTCGGCCTGCCCCGGTTGCCACACGCGCACCGCGCCCGGCGCGCGCTTCTGCTCGTCCTGCGGTCACGCCCTGCCCGCCGCACCTGCCCCCGTCCCCGCCGTCGGCACGGGACGCGAGCAGGTGGCCTCCCGGCGCACCGTGACCGTGCTGTTCTGCGACATGACGGGTTCGACCGCGCTCAGCGAGTGGCTCGACCCGGAGGCCCTGCGCCATGTGATGCTGCGTTACTTCACCCGGATGCGGGCCTGCGTCGAGGACCACGGCGGCACGGTTGAGAAGTTCATCGGCGACGCTGTGATGGCCGTGTTCGGCGTACCCCTCACCCACGAGGACGACCCCCTGCGCGCCGTGCGGGCTGCCCTGGACATGCGTGACTCGCTGGACGACCTCAACGCCGAACTCCGGCGCGAACTGGGCACCGCCGTGGCCGTGCGCATCGGCGTGGAGACCGGCGAGGTCGTCGCCACCGTCGTACCTGGCGCCGACCAGGCGCTGGTCTCCGGGGAGACCGTCAATGTGGCGGCGCGCCTCGAACAGCACGCGCCGCCCGGCCAGATACTCGTCGGCGCGGTCACCCGGGCCCTGGTGGGGCCGGCGGTGGAGGCCGAACCCGTCGCGGCGCTGAGCGTCAAGGGCAAGTCGCGGCCCGTCCACGCCTGGCGGGTCGTCCGCGCCGTCGAACGTCCCGCCACGATGCTGCGCGGCACCGACTCGGCGCTTGTGGACCGTACGGCCGAACTTGACGCGCTGCTCGCCCTGCACCGCCGTACCGGACGCGACCGCGCGGGCCGGCTGGTCACACTGCTGGGCGACCCCGGCGTCGGCAAGTCCCGGCTGGCGCGTGCCTACGGCCGGGAGGCGGTACGGCAGGGCGCGCTGGTCGCCGGCACCGACTGCCCGCCCTACGGCAGCCCGGGCCCGTACGCGCCGCTCGCCGCCCTGCTGGAAGGTCTGGCACCGGGGCTGCCGGACGACGGCGGGTCGTTCCGCGATCGGGTCGCCGCCCTGCTGGGTCCTGTCCGGAGTTCCCGCGCGACGCCGCAGGGGAACTCCGGACAGGATGTGGGCGGGCGAGAGGCCGCAGGTGCCGCCGCGGCCCTGCTGGACCGGCTGCGGCGCGGCGAAGCGCCCGGCACCGGGACCGAAGAAGTGCACCTGGCCCTGCTCGGGCTGCTGACGGCCCTCGGCCGGGACCGTACCGTCGTCGCCGTTCTCGACGATATCCACTACGCGGCGCCCGCCCTGCTGGACGCCGTCGCCCATCTCGCCACCGGGCTGACGGGCGCGCGGGTCCTGCTGGTCTGTCTCGCCCGGCCCGAACTGCTCGACCACGCACCGGAGTGGAGCGAGCCCGCGCCGACCGCCACCGTGCTCCCCGTCCCGCCCCTGCCCAAGGCTGACTGCCAGGACCTGGTGGTCCGGCTGCGCTCCCTCGCGGGCGGTACCGCCGACGATCTCGTACTGCATCTGGCCCAGGGCTCCTGCGGTTCCGCTGCCGTACCCGACGCCATCACCGCGCGCATTGCCGAACGTGCCGAGGGAAACCCGCTGTTCGTGGAGCAGATGGTCGCGATGGAACGCGAGGGCGGTGACCTCGAATCCGTACCGCTCTCCCTGCGCGGCCTCGTGGCCGCCCGGCTGGACCGGCTGCCGCCGGAGGAACGCGAACTGCTCGGCTGCGCCTCCGTCGTGGGCCGCGAGTTCCCGCTCGACCAGCTCCGTGTGGTGCGGGCCGGCGAGCAGGCCGCCCCGCCGGGCGAGGACGGGCGGACGGCGCCGGAAGAGTTGCTGGCCGCGCTGGTCTCGCGGCGGATCGTGGAGCCCCTCGCCGCCTCCGGCGGCACTCACCCCGGTGGGGCGCCCGAGACCCCGGAGACCCTGCCGGAGCCCGGTGGTCACCGCTTCGCCAGCCCGCTGATCCAGGAAGTCGTCTACGCAGGGCTGTCCCGGCGGCTGCGTGCCGAGCGCCACGAACGGCTGGCGGCCTGGCTGCTGGCGGACGGCGTCACCGCGTCCCCCGGAACCCCGCCGTCGCCTCCGCCGCCCCCCGACCACACCACTGCGGGCGGGCACCTGGAGCGCGCCTTCTGGCACCGGCGCGGCCTGGGCCTGCTCGACCCCGTCGCCCGCCGCACCGGAGCCGCCGCCGTCGCCCACCTCACCGCCGCGGGAGCGGCGGCCCTGGCCAGGGGCGAGGTGGGCTGGGCCATGGACCTGCTGCGGCGTGCCCGCGCCGTGGACGACGTGTGCCCGGCCGGCGGCGACCGGGACGGGGCCACCGTGCCGGGGCCGGGAGGCGGTGCGGCGGCCGCAGTCCGGCTGCGGCTGCGCACCGCCCTCGCCGAGGCACACCTCGCCACCGGCCACACCGAACGCGCACTCACCGCCTTCCACGCCGTCCACGAGGAGGCCGTACGGACCGGTGACCAGGCCACCGCCGCCCGCGTGCGGCTCCAACTCGCCTACCTGGAACCGGGTGCACCGGGCTTCGGTACAGCGCTGGACGCTGCCCGCGAGTCGCTGGCCCCCCTCACCGAGGCGGGCGACGACCTCGGGCTCGCCCGCGCCCGGCTGCGGATCGGCCAGGCCCACCAGAGCGAGGGCCGCCACGCACGCGCCGTCACCGACTTCACCGCCGCCCTCCATCACGCGGCCCGCGCCGACGCCGAACTCGAACGCGCCGGTACGGTGGGCGCGTTCGGAGTCTCGCTGTGGCTGGGGCCCGAGCCGGTACCGGCCGCCCTGCGCCGCTGCGAGGAACTGCTCGCCACCGACCTGGACGGTCGGCGCATGGCGCGGGCCGCGCTGTTGTGCCCGATGGCCGTGCTGCTCGCCACGCGGCGCCGGTTCGAGGAGGCTCGCGAACAGCTCGTCCTCGCCTCGCGCACCCTGCACGACTTCGGCCACGCGTTCGCCGCACCGGCTGTCACCGTCTTCGCCGCCACCGTGGAGTGCCTCGACGGACGCCGGGACTCCGCCGAGGCGATGCTGCGCGGCGCACGTACCGACCTCGCCAGGCTCGGCGACACCCCCCTGCTCGCCACCGCCACCCGCGACCTCGTCCGCGTCCTGCTGGAACAGGGCCGCGCGGCCGAGGCACGCGATCTGCTGGCACCGGCGGAGGGCGACCTGATGGCCGTCGCGGAACTGCACGCCCTGCACGGCCGGTTGCTGGCCCTGACGGGCGACGGAGCAGCCGCGACCGCCCATCTGCGGCGGGCGCTCGACGCGGCCCGTACGACCGAGTCCCCGCTCTGCCTCGCCGACGTCGAACTGGATCTCGCCCACGCGCTTGCCGACCTGGCGGACCCGGACGGCCCGCCGCCGCCCGCCGCGCGCGCCCATGCCACTGCCGCGCACCGCCGCTACCGGGCCAAGGGCCATCTCGTCGGAGCGGCCCGTGCGCGCCTGCTGCGGGGGTCCTCCGCCGGCCGGACCGGACCGGAGCCCGCACCGTGACCGGGACCCCCGCGCTCACCTGGACCCTCGTGGGCCGCACACCGGCCGAGATCACGCTGTCCACCAACTGGCCCCGGCGGGTCACCGCCGACCAGGCGTGGGGCGGCTCGACCGGCACGGGCGTACGGGTGTGCGTGGTGGACAGCGGAGTCGAGGACGGTCACCCCCTCGTCGGCCGGGTCGCCTCCGCCCATGTGGTGCGCCGTGACACCGAGGGGGTCCAGCGGGTCGTGCCCGACACAGAGGGCGACGCCTGCGGCCACGGCACCGCCTGCGCAGGCATCGTTCGCTCCGTCGCGCCCGACTGCGAACTTCACAGTGTCCGCGTCCTGGACTCGGGCTTCACCGGCTCCGGCGACGCGCTGATCACCGGCGTCCGCTGGGCGCTCGAACAGCGCTTCGACATCCTCAACCTGAGCCTGTCCACCACCCGGCGCGGCTTCGCCGAGCAACTGCGCGAACTGGCCGACCACGCCTACTTCCGCGGCACGATCCTCGTCGCCTCTGCCCACAACATGCCCGTCGAGAGTTTCCCCTGGCGGTTTGCGTCGGTCCTGTCGGTGGGCAGTCACCAGGACGACAACCCCGGGACCGTGCTCTACAACCCCGTCCCACCCGTCGAGTTCTTCGCCCGGGGTTCCCGCGTCCCAGTGGCCTGGCCCGGTGGCGGCACATCCGTCTGTACCGGCAACAGCTTCGCCGCGCCGCATGTCACGGGCCGCTGCGCACTCATTCTTGCGAAGCACCCCGATCTGAAGCCCTTCCAGGTCAAGGATCTGCTCATGCTCACCTCGGACAACGTGCGAGGACAACGATGAACGACAACGGCTCCCTGCTGCCCGGCCACCCGGACGGCGCCACCCCCGAGGACGACGGCCTCACCGAGGTCCACCGGCGGATGCTCACCTCCGTGGTGGAGGTCGCCCGGGCGATCTTCGAGGCCCAGGCCGGCTCGATCTTCCTGCTCGACGAGGAGCGCGACGAACTGGTTTTCGCCGCCGTCTCGGGCCGGGGCGAGGATTTCCTCGTCGGCCGACGCTTCCCCGCCTCGAAGGGCATCGCGGGGTGGGTGGTCCGCTCACGGCAGCCCATCACAGTGGACGACGTATCGCGGCAGGGGACGTTCGCCCATGACGTGGCCGAGGCGACCCAGTACGTGCCGACCGCTCTGATGGCCGCGCCGCTGTTGTGCGGGGAACGGGTGCTCGGTGTGCTGGAGGTCCTGGATCGCAATCCCGCAATGCGCACCTCCCTGGCGGGCATGGATCTGCTCGCTCTCTTCGCCGGCCAGGCGGCGCTGGCCCTGGAGCTGACGGAGCGCCACCGGGACCGGGCGCGGACCGCGGCTCCGCCGCCCCCGGGGCACCCGGCACCTCTGTCGGAACTGGCGGCGGTCCTGGACGGGCTGCCCGGCGAACGTACCGATGCCGGCCGCCGGCTCGTCGACGCCCTGCGGGACATCCTGGCCTGAGGCTCGGGCGGCGTCCGGGAGCAGGGCGCCGTCCGCTGGTAGCGCGAGGGGCGCCCGACCGGCCGAAAGCCCGGTCCGGCGCCCCTATGGGATCGCTGCTGGAGCCTCTCGCGTTCCGGATGTGACGAAGTCACCCGGTGGACGAGGCCGGCGGATCGGCCGACGTGTCGACGTCACGGGTTTCCGGACCGATCCCGGCCCCCGATCGCCAGGAAGCAGAGGGCGGGCGTGATCACCGCGGCGGCGACGCCGTACCAGATGGAGAAGTTCCGGCGGCCGATCCGCTGGGAGAGCATCCCGTAGCGCGGCGCCGCCGCCGCGTTGAACACCCCCGCCACCAGTAACGCCATAGCGATCCCCTTGCTGCTCACCGGTGTGTCGCCGGTGGCCAGGACGATGGGGAGATGGGCGACGGAGATATTCACCGGGAACCAGAAGCCGGACGTCAGGACGAAGACCTGGAGCATGTCGCGCCGGTACCGGCCGGCGAGCAGTTCCACCAGCGGCGCGCGGGCCGCCGCGCCGTTGTCCGCGGCCTGGCGCTCTCACACCTCGGAGTCCTCGACCGGAGAGACTGCTGTCGGCCGGTGCGACGATCTCACCGGTGCCGGACAAGGCGGAGCCATGAGCCGCGACCACGCCGAGGAGTGCCTCTGTCCTGAGCACCCGGTGGTCGGTGTGTTCGGCTCGATGGCCGGTGTGGCCACGGTCGGCATGGTGCTGCTGATGCTCACCACCTCCGTCGCCGGGGTGGTCTTCTTCGCCCGCGACCCGGACCCGGCCCGCGGCAAGGTGTGGCAGACCCGGACCGCCCGGTTCAGGCGCAGGCCCTGAGGAACGCGACGAGCGCCGCGTTCACCTCGTCCGGGCGCT encodes the following:
- a CDS encoding MFS transporter translates to MARLEFAAPLRHRPFRLLFAGSAVSGIGDWMDYLALVVLIAYTWQQGPGGLAALSVAMAAPWVLAGPAAGVFADRIADKRRAMILCDLLRCALVAGYFLAPGLSALLVLVFLKGVCSTLFNPVYQSVVVRVVPKEDLLQATALGMFTSQATKVAGPAVGGLLVSGIGVRGVFVADAVSFLLSAVFLAGLRLPPLPRTTGQDAAGTEDEGSPVLRGRVGSRFMTEFTEGVRFVVRTPALLVVMVSMAASLFLVLTFDVLAPLALHRLGIDESTLGLVIAAVGAGAAVGTVAMAQWGRRADPFTLMGGGQLATGGLVCGVGAAVAAGLAGSPAVWLPVAFGIGLSSSAIMVVYPYVLRRETPQHLMGRVSATTGAVPTVLQLAAPPVAAGLAAWQGLTFVLVCCGGGLAMLGLALCGWSIGRRRTHRIGSTTSAPALSADRTPLTPARLDAPVAQPVPLTRPEPPVGPFPEGATMSDNLSALAAAGIPTDRIPAAEREVLQALSADELAVLTSIKERVDSAVEVQAHADKDKDDTWVGVGIW
- a CDS encoding iron-containing redox enzyme family protein, yielding MTTTGHGRPVAPRPATGAAGRAVPLRNGGDETRRTGRAGLLRAKIELAMPEFRAVSGWLWNGPSVAELYPDYLCVLHSMVRSTVPLMEAALARSRDLAAEGDPVADMLVPYWTQHIREETGHDEWLRQDLAAIGRDPDEPLRRLPTATPATLVGAQYYWLFHYHPVCLLGHIAVIEGNPPSREVADLLSERSGLPLAGFRTLARHATLDIKHGNDLFRLVDTLPLTPVQETAIGLSALHTMDSVVQLFRELADGFGPGARSTVPPAPVPAA
- a CDS encoding radical SAM protein — encoded protein: MRRLSFADLQKGYERRGTLALLFLTDRCPVGCGHCSVDSRPDSPRITDFALFEEVVEGICALPGVRVIGISGGEPFVERRGLSLASRRIHESGKELILYTSGFWGPPDPGDDGARRAPAWARAVLRRATGVFLSTDAYHEESVHEYRFTGAARAVAAEDVWLVVQVVNEPAMVARAEELLTRAFGLDWPSHAEVATVPPLPYGRAGSLDSPLFRRERPRRPGESFGRCRTANVPTIRYDGTATACCNEMVITGAGPRRLRHRCTDRHEVTAALTGFTHDSLYRAVGTVGPGMITVHPRYQDLAGREFTGICELCWVMAERTPAESKDNLIDAIRVLGEEQVG
- a CDS encoding AfsR/SARP family transcriptional regulator yields the protein MEFGVLGVLEMRAQTGAVSLGSLKQRVLLGLLLHRANTFVSADTLIEAIWRDAPPRTASKNLQVYVWHLRRVLHTADASGRLAFRAPGYRLAVHPGELDLDRFDRHARHGRQALAESRPRVASRHFDAALALWRDHPYADLQEAPVLRGAAERMEELRLTVLEDRAEAGLSAEDPPGALLESLEPLVREHPLRERMRALQMLALHRAGRRAEALSAYDDIRRLLARELGIAPSALLERVQRTLLDGGTVAGDTLWRGGRATGPVAVRPESCQLPRDLPDLVGRLRETDDTVGALAPAAGPDGRRPGAGHGVFESLTGPWSGGPRSTLAVLTGPVGSGKTVLATRIAHLLRPYFPDGQLWVTLRTADGAPRSCADVLDELCRALGAPAEVGPGPADRAAPAAQRLGERAAFFRTVCADRQLLVVLDDAVDEAQVRPLLPGGDQCATLVTSRSRLGALDSAHLTEVGCFTPEESRELLTRTAGYERVAAEPAACAEAARLVGHLPLGVRLVGARIAGRPHWPVSRLVERLMDPALALAELTVGDLSVRRVFDRATAGLTEPELRAYRHLGTLPRDSVVGRRLPPPDLLRMPLPEAEEVLEALTENRLAEAGAQGYGLHQLHYLHAAALPLPMAPAPSAVC
- a CDS encoding aroma-sacti cluster domain-containing protein — its product is MTPEERIAALRDSGFPVDTLSADQQAVLRQLDDAEVAVLVSVRARLEAEDPEVRAHSGEPIIGGVLF
- a CDS encoding radical SAM/SPASM domain-containing protein, with product MDLFRARSTPGGGVMLALTRRCPLSCRHCSTNSMLSSEQHAESVFEGFVETFTPQERPDFVVMSGGEVLLRPALVERIALRARESGARSHILSGMFFARQPGIPDRLRRAIDAVDHFSASLDVFHEEEVPRAAVLRVLKQLADEGKDVSLQVVGMDEDDPYLAEVTDDIRTTLEDRVPVWVSLVGNVGRASEWLPEPGGTATPPAATGPVPADGGPPYSAPPHPAPPSPCEMAAWPLVSFDGTVVACCNQNVVDGLGGRLPAHLRLGDARTDSWQTVIERQRARHLLRGVRAFGPAYLAERTGSAPGSCSGYCKTCFMLSDDPATEASAAVFMDRPGTRAMETRIAELVGDAGPDWLARRFGTHRYADLMLLGYRGPEPVAVHTGGNGSCAV